The genomic stretch TCAAGGTATCGAATCATCTTGTGAGATGTGCAGTTTATGTTTCTTCGCCAAAGAAACATAAGAATTGCTATTAACATGATGGATGTGAAACCAAATTAGAGTACAAATAGCTGGTTGATCAGATAAAGAGGAGTGCTTTTGATGATCTGTTTATAGGATATATGTAGCTATTAGCTAACCCACAGATGGGAAAATGATCTATATATTAAAAAACAATTCAATTACACTGAGATGAATTGAGTACGATATATCTCCCTTTACTTCCAAAATATCCATCTTTTTTTGAAAGAACTCCTGATGAGTGGAAAGTAGATAATGGGCTTTATTGATTGTTGGTTTGATTTGTCTTCAGTTTGGGAAGtttagttttgatttttgtttacATATTGTGTTTTCTGCCCCTTCTGGTCCCTTATTGTGGTACCAATATTTTGAACTCAATGGAGAGGGTTTTGGTTAAAAGGATATGTTGGATTCAAGGATATGGTTTTATGATTATGAATATTGCCTTTTTGTTTCTAGATTTGGCTTTTCGTGGCACTCTGGGGATTGCATGTTAGGGACTTGATGGCTTACGGTGCTCAGTTTCTTGCTACTCATTTCTTTCTGGCAATAAGCTGCAAGTCGATGAGCATCTGCGGCAAAACCAAGGTGGTAAATTTCATTTTAGTATATGCTATATGTGGTCAATGCATATAAAAGGTGTGAGAAGTAAGTTGGGGGATGAAATATAGCTTGCGTCGATAACTTGACTTATTAGTGCTCAAGTTAATTTCCTCGGTTGATGTGATCTTATAAATTAGGAGTGATGCTACGGTACATACTCAGTCAGGTAGCGGCTAAATATTTCAATATTACTCGACATCTTGAATGCGATAAATGCTTTTTTGTTGAGGTTTACAAGATTCATCTTCGAAGTTTTGAATTTACCCTTCATGAAAATTGTAGATCCCCAAGGAAGTCTAGACCTGCAGCATCACCGCCAGTAAGTATATTTTGTAGCACCTAATCTTTGTAGTAGGTAATCTTGAATAATATTTCCAGACCCCCAAGATTCCTCAGTAAGTTAATTACGTGAAGAAGCTTGGGATATTGCCAGGCAGTTATAGTCGCCATGATTAGATTGCTTTAGAATGACACCAGCCATGGTTAGTATATGTTTCACTAACTGTTGATGCTGCAGCCCCATCAATCCATGCGTGGAAGTGCCAGTGTGAGCCGGAGCCAATCGAGATCGGTATATCCTATTTCCCTGTACCTTTTTTGTCATAGAATTCTTATGCCTGTCAGCTCTATTGTCAGTTCATGGATAGTAATGTGGTCTTAATTTTGTGGTTGGCAGGTGCATTCTGATTGAAGTGCATTTGCGGTTGAAAGATTGAAATGAATTTTGTAGACTGGCAGCCGTGTCTAGCTGTCTAgtttattaaacaaaaacttGGATATGTTCAAGATACATTCAGATGGGATTTGGGGTCCAGATTATCAATTTAGTAATATTTCAGTCAGACTACTAAACCATAACTTGGCACATAATTCCATAAAGGTTTGTGATCGTTGCCACAATTAGTTTGTTAAAATCCCAAATGATTTAAGAACATGGTGTTATTTACCCCAATGGCTCAGAAACAACAGCAAGCCAAAACCCACAACCATCACACAAATATTTGCAGTGCCGCACTCATAAGTCTACACATTATAGGACTGTAGCTCAAGCATATACGATTCGGGTTCTCAGTTCTTAGTTGTGAGCAACAGGAATCAAAGTTTCATTGCAACATGATTTAACACTTATGTTTGATTTTGTGATGGCATCCTCTCAGACCGATGCCTCTGCCTTGGTCTGGTGCCAGAATTGGATGAAGCGTGGTGGTGGAAAGGTGCCCAGATTGAATCCCTATCAACCTGGGTCACAGGGAAACCTGGCTGCTGCTCGCGCTCCCAACCCTGAAAGTGGTCGCGTGGGGGATGTTCAGCATCTTGAAAACTTATTCCAGATGGGTTCGATGAAAAGAAGTAAAATCCATCCGATGATGAGGCTACTGGGGGAACTTGATGCAAACCCCTATGGCTGGCAGATCTATGTCCAGTAGAAACAAGCGAGGCACGTGCACTACTGGATTGCTGGAAATGAGCTTGAAGTGGAGGACGGTCACGGGGCCGAGCAACTGGACCAGGGTACGGTGGAAGCACTGATGAAGTGATAGAGCTGGGAGCTCTGCTAGCGGCGCTGTAAGAAAACATCACACTGATTAATCAATCTCCTTCCCATTTTTCCTATCAGTGGTAATAGGGCTAATACCAACTAGCTGCACCCACTATCAACATATTTCCAATCAAGATGACCTGAGTTGATGCCAAAATTAAAGTTTGATCAATTACTAACCTGTGACCAACGACGAAAGGCTGCATTCCATGTCTGACGGATGGAATAGGTGGTTGATCTGCACTACCAATTCGGTTGGTTGCAGCAAGATGAGAAGGGTGGTCCCAATTGTTGTGATAATGGGCATCCATTGAAGGGAAAGCATACGAGTTCCGTACTTCACTTGGAGCAGACAGCCCACTCCAGTGATTACTAAAATTAGACCCATCAGATACATTCCCACTGGATGTTGAAGTTGTCCCAAAATATGCAATATACGGACAAGGATGAGTTGTAGAGGACACGGGTCCATGTTCCACAAAGTGAGCATGGTGTCCGACATGATCATGGTCTACAAAACAAACCACCATCTTATTATTACAAACTTAGTAAGCCTTAACAGTAACTTGAGGAAAAAAACTTACACGCACTTGATGTAAATTCTCCTTCACtgcaaataaaaacaaataacaaAAGACTTGTTAACTGGGTAGGTACAACCGTACAAGGGGAAAGATGATAGTTGAACTGACAGTCAACATATATGTAATGCAGCATTGATGCCAAAGAGATACAAAAGGTAAACTCTCCAACATCCGCCATACTGGCGCTTACTTATCAGCATGTTCTCTTTGTAGATAAAATATTGTAAATGAGAAATGGAGAACCATTCTATTGGAATAGGTGTGTTCAATTTATGAAATGAAGATTTCCGAAACCTTGTTAAAATGAGCACATACAATAGCAGGGGGAAAACCGGCTGAAGGAATTTCTACAAACACAAACCTAGCCGAAATTGATACAAAATTCACTACAGGCTTCATAAAATCTAGGGCAGGCACAAAAGACATGGTTGTTCCAGCCCCTGCTGATTTAAGCAAAGCGAAATTTCTCACAGCTAATAACCAACATGCGCTTTCAGGAATTAAAGATTCATATTCCAGACTCCACAAAATCCAGTTATACTGGACGCATGCATATATTAGCAGAGATACCAGCTGGAATAAATGCCATAATATATTAATCTCTATTGTTATAGAATCCTAGCACTGGTTCACAAACATTCAATAGAAAATGGAATCGTTAGTGGTGTAGTTGAACACCCAGGGGA from Salvia splendens isolate huo1 chromosome 4, SspV2, whole genome shotgun sequence encodes the following:
- the LOC121798810 gene encoding E3 ubiquitin-protein ligase RFI2-like isoform X1, producing the protein MGLGDADLLDDGDGGGKASDAVVPCSICLDVVTDAGVRSWAKLQCGHQFHLDCIGSAFNVKGAMQCPNCRKIEKGQWLYANGGRQLPEFSTDDWAHDEDLYDLNYSEMTFGVHWCPFSGLTRLPSSFDEGEFTSSAYHDHVGHHAHFVEHGPVSSTTHPCPYIAYFGTTSTSSGNVSDGSNFSNHWSGLSAPSEVRNSYAFPSMDAHYHNNWDHPSHLAATNRIGSADQPPIPSVRHGMQPFVVGHSAASRAPSSITSSVLPPYPGPVARPRDRPPLQAHFQQSSSARASLVSTGHRSASHRGLHQVPPVASSSDGFYFFSSNPSGISFQDAEHPPRDHFQGWEREQQPGFPVTQVDRDSIWAPFHHHASSNSGTRPRQRHRSERMPSQNQT
- the LOC121798810 gene encoding E3 ubiquitin-protein ligase RFI2-like isoform X3, with the translated sequence MQCPNCRKIEKGQWLYANGGRQLPEFSTDDWAHDEDLYDLNYSEMTFGVHWCPFSGLTRLPSSFDEGEFTSSAYHDHVGHHAHFVEHGPVSSTTHPCPYIAYFGTTSTSSGNVSDGSNFSNHWSGLSAPSEVRNSYAFPSMDAHYHNNWDHPSHLAATNRIGSADQPPIPSVRHGMQPFVVGHSAASRAPSSITSSVLPPYPGPVARPRDRPPLQAHFQQSSSARASLVSTGHRSASHRGLHQVPPVASSSDGFYFFSSNPSGISFQDAEHPPRDHFQGWEREQQPGFPVTQVDRDSIWAPFHHHASSNSGTRPRQRHRSERMPSQNQT
- the LOC121798810 gene encoding E3 ubiquitin-protein ligase RFI2-like isoform X2, with amino-acid sequence MGLGDADLLDDGDGGGKASDAVVPCSICLDVVTDAGVRSWAKLQCGHQFHLDCIGSAFNVKGAMQCPNCRKIEKGQWLYANGGRQLPEFSTDDWAHDEDLYDLNYSEMTFGVHWCPFSGLTRLPSSFDEGEFTSNHDHVGHHAHFVEHGPVSSTTHPCPYIAYFGTTSTSSGNVSDGSNFSNHWSGLSAPSEVRNSYAFPSMDAHYHNNWDHPSHLAATNRIGSADQPPIPSVRHGMQPFVVGHSAASRAPSSITSSVLPPYPGPVARPRDRPPLQAHFQQSSSARASLVSTGHRSASHRGLHQVPPVASSSDGFYFFSSNPSGISFQDAEHPPRDHFQGWEREQQPGFPVTQVDRDSIWAPFHHHASSNSGTRPRQRHRSERMPSQNQT